From the genome of Campylobacter sp. MIT 99-7217, one region includes:
- a CDS encoding ABC-type transport auxiliary lipoprotein family protein, whose amino-acid sequence MKYYILIALLSFAFSACSLKPEAEAAPTIINLSPNLSSIKFKTNKSIKIALPQSTFYLRSTKIAFIKNQEFGTYANHRFQNSPNDLIFTLLSNNLEKAQLFKAVTNANFIKTDLLLESRIYAFEQIFEDDLSYVKIELGLNLIDLKAQSLIANKYFAYKIPLKQNDENALANAFEEALSLFLKDVLIWCKQSLEK is encoded by the coding sequence ATGAAATATTATATTTTGATTGCATTATTAAGTTTTGCGTTTAGTGCATGTTCTTTAAAGCCTGAAGCTGAGGCTGCACCAACTATCATTAACCTCAGTCCAAATTTATCCTCTATAAAATTTAAAACGAACAAAAGTATAAAAATAGCCCTTCCTCAAAGCACCTTTTATCTAAGAAGCACAAAAATAGCCTTTATTAAAAATCAAGAATTTGGGACATATGCTAATCACCGTTTTCAAAACTCTCCAAATGATCTTATCTTCACACTACTTTCTAACAATCTTGAAAAAGCTCAGCTTTTTAAGGCGGTAACAAATGCTAATTTTATCAAAACCGATTTGCTTTTGGAAAGTAGAATTTATGCTTTTGAACAAATTTTTGAAGATGATTTGAGTTATGTAAAAATAGAGCTTGGATTAAATTTGATTGATTTAAAGGCTCAAAGCTTGATCGCAAATAAGTATTTTGCTTATAAAATTCCTCTCAAGCAAAATGATGAAAACGCTCTTGCAAATGCCTTTGAGGAAGCTTTGAGCTTATTTTTAAAAGATGTGTTGATTTGGTGTAAGCAAAGTTTAGAAAAATAA
- a CDS encoding flagellar FLiS export co-chaperone, translated as MSKELEIFKKHLGEVEGKSEFKAKQFCSQISDANDFIGALQILDLNLKKVLKNLNEHLASADLVDENQKRMLDVQASQLIQTCSFMGENLYDSSFKVSVGNESFSFEIQNPLLVLEHDDFSGVISYIEDKREEIASLLVNLATAITLNTPIESLGSFDTQMDYKSLFR; from the coding sequence ATGAGCAAGGAGCTTGAAATTTTCAAAAAACATTTGGGTGAAGTAGAAGGCAAAAGTGAGTTTAAAGCAAAGCAGTTTTGTTCTCAAATTAGCGATGCAAATGATTTTATCGGTGCTTTGCAAATTTTGGATTTAAATTTAAAAAAGGTCTTAAAAAATCTCAACGAACATTTAGCAAGTGCTGATTTGGTTGATGAAAATCAAAAAAGAATGCTTGATGTGCAAGCTTCTCAGCTTATCCAAACTTGTTCTTTCATGGGAGAAAATCTCTATGATAGCTCATTTAAGGTCAGTGTTGGTAATGAAAGCTTTAGTTTTGAAATACAAAATCCCTTGCTTGTGCTTGAACATGATGATTTTTCAGGGGTTATCAGCTATATAGAGGACAAAAGAGAAGAAATCGCTTCCTTGCTTGTTAATCTTGCTACGGCTATCACGCTTAACACCCCAATTGAAAGCCTAGGTAGCTTTGACACTCAAATGGATTATAAGTCCTTATTTCGTTAA
- the ung gene encoding uracil-DNA glycosylase codes for MQINLDQILISDDWKAFLKDEFLKPYFVQIKQNYISALKQGFMLYPPAKLTFNAFNLTPLNSLKIVLLGQDPYHQPNQAMGLSFSVPSGIKVPPSLKNIFKELELDLGIKASLNGDLSKWAKQGVLLLNSILSVKANEPASCASWGWQEFSDAVIKKLSDEKENLIFLLWGNFARAKKSLIDEKKHFILEAAHPSPLARTGFLGCKHFSKSNEILQSLGKSPIDWDLEGSI; via the coding sequence ATGCAAATCAATTTAGATCAAATTTTAATTAGCGATGATTGGAAAGCCTTTTTAAAAGATGAGTTTTTAAAGCCTTATTTTGTGCAGATCAAGCAAAATTATATCAGTGCTTTAAAACAAGGTTTTATGCTTTATCCTCCTGCAAAACTTACTTTTAACGCCTTTAATCTTACCCCCTTAAATTCACTTAAAATAGTGCTTTTAGGACAAGATCCTTATCATCAGCCAAATCAAGCCATGGGACTAAGTTTTTCCGTGCCAAGTGGCATAAAAGTGCCTCCAAGCTTAAAAAATATCTTTAAAGAACTTGAGCTTGATTTGGGTATAAAAGCAAGCTTGAATGGGGATTTGAGCAAGTGGGCAAAGCAGGGCGTTTTGCTTTTAAATTCTATACTTAGCGTTAAGGCAAATGAGCCTGCAAGCTGTGCTTCTTGGGGCTGGCAAGAATTTAGCGATGCTGTGATAAAAAAACTCAGCGATGAAAAAGAAAATTTGATCTTTTTACTTTGGGGTAATTTTGCTCGTGCTAAAAAAAGCCTTATTGATGAAAAAAAGCATTTTATCCTAGAAGCAGCACACCCAAGTCCTTTGGCTAGAACGGGCTTTTTGGGTTGTAAGCATTTTTCAAAAAGTAATGAAATCTTACAAAGCTTAGGAAAAAGCCCTATTGATTGGGATTTAGAAGGCTCGATCTAA
- a CDS encoding ATP-binding cassette domain-containing protein → MIQIHIKHPINTAKGELELIFDKSFEQGEFTCIFGESGAGKTTILRIIAGLLKPKFAFIKVGDKVWIDTQKNIFLPPQKRGVGFVFQDYALFPNLSVRGNLNFAFKGKDKNKIDELLHLLGLKELENAYPQHLSGGQAQRVALARAIISEPQILLLDEPLSALDFKMRAFLQDEILRITRHFKLTTLLVSHEISEIYKLCERVIELKEAKVFRDCPPSELFLGGNLSAKLQFNANVLEIKKADILMIITLLIGQNIVKITLSQSEFEQKYAHLKVGDNLLIASKAFSPMIMNANLG, encoded by the coding sequence ATGATACAAATCCATATAAAACACCCTATAAATACAGCTAAGGGCGAGCTTGAGCTTATTTTTGATAAGAGCTTTGAACAGGGCGAATTTACTTGTATTTTTGGAGAAAGTGGTGCGGGAAAAACCACTATATTAAGGATCATAGCAGGACTTTTAAAACCTAAATTTGCTTTTATCAAAGTAGGGGATAAGGTCTGGATAGATACTCAAAAAAATATCTTCTTGCCACCTCAAAAAAGAGGTGTTGGCTTTGTTTTTCAAGACTATGCTTTGTTTCCAAATTTAAGCGTTAGGGGCAATTTAAACTTTGCTTTCAAGGGTAAGGATAAAAACAAGATAGACGAGCTTTTGCATTTGCTTGGACTTAAAGAGCTTGAAAATGCCTATCCACAGCATCTTTCAGGAGGACAAGCCCAAAGAGTAGCACTTGCAAGAGCTATCATTAGCGAGCCTCAAATTTTACTTCTAGATGAGCCTTTAAGCGCTCTTGATTTTAAAATGAGAGCTTTCTTGCAAGATGAAATTTTAAGGATAACAAGGCATTTTAAGCTTACAACCTTGCTTGTTAGCCATGAAATCAGTGAAATTTACAAGCTTTGCGAAAGAGTGATTGAGCTTAAGGAGGCTAAAGTTTTTAGGGATTGTCCTCCAAGTGAGCTTTTTTTGGGTGGAAATTTAAGTGCAAAGCTTCAGTTTAATGCAAATGTTTTAGAGATCAAAAAGGCAGATATTTTAATGATCATCACCTTGCTAATTGGGCAAAATATTGTTAAAATTACACTAAGTCAAAGCGAATTTGAACAAAAATATGCTCATTTAAAAGTTGGAGATAATCTCCTCATAGCAAGTAAGGCATTTAGCCCTATGATTATGAATGCAAATTTAGGATAG